The Pyrenophora tritici-repentis strain M4 chromosome 9, whole genome shotgun sequence sequence TCCTGTCGCCAGTATGGGCACCTGAGAGCTGCGGCAGGTCAATAGCAACGTCCCTAAGGTCGCCCTCAGCCGtggcaaagtgagcgacaataccgaagaagccacgcttgccacctttaACGGTCCAcccatcaaagcttatatgtatCTTGCTCGCCGCGCAACGCAGCTCATCGACGACCTGAGGCTGCATGAAGTtgtacagcctcatcacAAACTGCGCAACGctcacagtccgcaacaatcaattaagtgggtcctagaaggttcagattggattgattgattaccgctttaagcctagtagttacctataggagtttaagccctacctagataggtaagtgggtctaggagagtgaccggattgaattgattgttgcggagtctagcAACGCTTGTGCGACTACTCCAGAGCGCCTGCTCAGCTTCAGGATTCGCGAAATGTATCATCCTGCGGAAAGCTGGATCTTCGAACTGGCAGAGGGCGAGGTTGTTGTCAACAAGCCAGCTAACAGCTGCTATTCGAAAGGactgtacgtcgaagtttcctatcTCGTTCGCAACCCTTTGGCTAACGCCGAAGCCGCCCTTCAGCATCATTTCTAGCGATTTCTGGCCTCCAAGAAGCTGCTGAGGCGGTTGCTCGCCAGCGTTTGTTATTCCATGATCCCTATTTAGGTGCCTCGCAGCAGTACTAGTTGCCTCCGTCGTCTCCGCAAAGCCAGCAGTCGCTGCTTTACGCTTGTGACAGATGTGGCACAGCCAGAATATCCTGTTGGTATTACTGCGGAGAGTAAGCCGATAACCGTAGTTGTATACCCAGCTtttcttctgcttctgtGTCCGAAGAGGCTTCATATACCGTGGCAGGCGACTCCAGTTAATGCCATCAAAGTTATCGGCCATACGCGGGTCGAAGTCAGGCTCTGGCTCGCCTTCATCTACCGCTTCAGACGCCGCTGCAGCTACCTCAGAGGCTTCAACAGGCGCGACAATCGCATCTTCGGGTATAGAGTCGCGCAACTGCATCTCGAAATCAACGCCTTGGCTCGCGGCCAGTATAGCTCGACGCGGCGACGTTGGCGGAGTCTCGCGCTGTGTATCCTCGTCGATAACGAAAGGGTGAGATGGCTGCGAAGCTTCGATAGTTATAGGCTGTGATTTACTGCCTTTCTGGCGTTTTGAGCGACCAGCGGCGGCAACAGGAGCGGCAGCAGGGCGTTTACGAGGATGCCTAGGGTCTGGCATAATAGCAACGggtagcactaggaatagaacatgtAGAGAATTGTGTTAATCATTGTGCTACGGGAACTAAGATCTATATCTCCGCCGGCTAACGTTGTGGGCGCTATGCCCTGTACGTACTAGCCTTTAAGTGAGAGaagatgggatggaacctaggttATACCAAAATCTACGACTTCACGTTCTACGATATAGCCAGGATCAAGCCTatcaagctcaccaatcaagcctgcttgatgggcttgatttgCTTGTACTTTTGAGCAGTCTGGGCTTgatttggcttgattgtattcactcaatcaaatcaatcaagcccatcaagcaggcttgattgttggcaTCTCTGCTGTCTTCGAGACCATCTTATCTAGCTATGAGGAGCGCGTAGAGTCCTACAGCGGCGTCAATTACGACGAACCTGGCGCGCCAGAGGACCACATTGCcatcaacctccgcgctgctTGGGCAAAGGCGAACGAGTACTACATTAAGCTTGATGACTCCCCCGCCTACTATGCTGCTACCTCTCTCCATCTAGCGTACAAACACTACTGCGACAACGCGTGGAGGGATAAACTAGAGTGGTTGGCAGCAGCGTAGTCGGCGTTCTAGGCGCTTTGGGGCACGTACAAGGACAACCCAGCGCCGCCGCCAGCGCCAGCAGCACCTTGGGCGCGTGTAAACAACGACCTCAACGACGCTATCGCGTCCATGATAGAGCCTCATCAAGGCGTTAGAGTTTCTAACGATTTAGATAAGTACACGCGCTGGAAACTTGAGCCCTGGGTCCCCTCTGTCGACAATCCAATTACTTATTGGCTCTCACGCCGCCGCGACTACCCCAACCTTACGCGCCTCGCGCTCGACGTCCTCTCTATACCCGCCTCTAGCTGTGACTGTGAGCGGATGTTtagtgagcttggcgatcTTTTGCGGCCAAAAAGGAGGAAGATCTCGTCACAATTGCTGGTAGCAATACAGTCAGTACGCGCTTGGTTGCGGGTCggctttggtgttgaaggaGAGACTGCAGAGTCTCTACTTAGCGACGAGGCAATTGATGGCATGTATAACTTGGGGGATTGGCACGATAGCGAAGCCTGATTTGTATGTAAAAAAGTAATCAGTTTGGATAAGTTACCTAATCAGTTCAGTTCGAGCCTTGCTAGAAGACAATTCAATCAGTTTGTTAAGATTTTTCGGCCTGCTTCTTGCAGTTCAATTCAAGCCAAGGGTTGCAAACTGACTGAACGGATTGTTGACATGTCTGCGTGTAGGCGGCTCGATAACTTGTGTAggcggctctgtaggcggatccggcgtactttctggcagctctatcggctgggttggctggctgccgtcacccaacagcgccttgagcgtaggtttgcgcgtacgttgtgctcgcttgaagggagtatcagcttcttcggcagcctcgggcttgcgttttgctagtatagagggcatggataaggctaaaagtaagccggagccgcgagaaagtAAGGTGTTGTTTGTCGGCtgggcaagccagtctccatgcattcacttctcaccagttagctctcctcttataggactagctccttctgcttaaGGGCTAGCCTCCTCTAGGCAGCACCCCGCACCATATAGCTAGCACTTCGCGGTtctcaatacaacaacgataCAAACAACGATCAAAGTCCCaaagggaacaccaagagaaatctcgagcgcgttctactcacttAAGCTAGtacatggatacttcaactcctaccttaagagattcaacaagagagactgcaacCTATGCAcatgctacaaaccacaaacgccacagcatctacttctagaaTGCAAGCAATACAAAACACACAGAAACACACTCAGAGAAGCAATACAACACAGGCCCCTtaccctcccactcctcctccaaacaaagactGGCATTGAAGCTACTatagcctttattgcaagtactaggattggcacgagaaaatggcaccttgggcaaaccaccgaacagacagacactgtataaaactacaaaaacaatatttccttatccaaaagagcccgctgctacatctctttctattcaccacactgctctttagcacccgcgccaatggaagaccagctctgaaattggagtacgcaaaacaccacccaaattgtacaagacccatagaaactccacaacgaccatcatacatagaacggcttagccaaagtcctacatagtcaccgactgatacaggactctaatggaaatataatataataataataatatcCTAGGCTCCACAGCCTTTGTGAAGATGCTGCTTGAAAACGGTGCAGACTTCAATGCTACAGACGATTGTGGCCGGACGCCACTACGCGCAGCATCCACCGAAGGCTACGAGGACATAGTGAAGATACTGAGTAAAAAAGAGGCTGAGGACAAGAAGGCTAAGGCTGGTTCTGGAAACAAACGTGATCGCAGTTCACGTAACAAAAACCTCATGATAAAGAGAATGCGCCCAAGAGAAGGAATGTGAAGGGCTGAAACCTTGATTGATAGTACTTGGCCTGTGGCGTTCGTTGTGGCTATGATAGGCTAAGAGCCTCGTTGCTGTGGGGTCCCTCGGTGGAATTCTCGGAGCTTCGTCAGCGCTCTAGAAATCGCTGGAAGCTTCTCGAAGACAGCACTACTGGACATATATAAACTCTGTGACGGTTCATGGGGTAAGGACATCCTAGGTGCCACGTGTTGGCGATATGGTTCTTCCTCTTACTGATAAGCACCTTCTACACCTATCCATGTCAcagatacgtcatgtaaacaGACTAGTATGATGGCCCCATAAAAGGCCATCACCACAGCAGAACAGAACatgtcacggtttggggtctctcctgcAGTCGCAACTCACATTTGTAATGGAACGATGCCTATTTGGGACTAGCACGGTTGACGTCACCCAtctacataaactttccatagcttgtacaatacaacctcagttcaatccttcaattctcCGCACATGCGCACTGTTCACTCCACCGCAACAGATTCTGAGTCGAAATACCGTCTCTACTTCGAGCTActgcatcgaaagatcactgaataccaccttgaggctcgagatatatacaatatggatgaaaagggcttcttaattgGCTTAATAGGTAGAAGCAAGAGGATCTTTAGCAAACGCTAATGGGATAAGAAAGAGGTTagagcatctctccaggatggatcacgcaAGTTTCTGACActcctggcctgctgctgcgccgaTGGGAGCTCATTGCCTCCAGCCCTCATCTACGCAGCTGCAAAAGGAGCTATACAATCAAGTTGGGCAGAGGATATTAAGGCAGGAGAGCATGAGGTCTTTATCTCATCAactccaacaggctggtcaaacgataacgtaggcctagcttggcttgagcaggtgtttgatcgctgTACAAAGTGTCGcccatagggcttatcccttggctccttcttgggcaaccaggcagccacccatttacccgctagtacctttacggcctagctccttcaCTCCATCTTCCCACTGCGCATATAGACCTCTTTCCAatagctctaatacgacatgattctccccaaccttgacgcttgacaaGCCTTAACAATGGAAGATTCAGCCTTACCGAGTTTACTACTACTCGTTACGCCATCTTTATCTTATACCCGCCGctgtaacgggctgagccctaggtcacatgactaggccgctggcctagtcgcttccttccttctatcaCTCCTTCCCCCAGCAGCCCGTGCACCGTGCACCGcgcgccaacccaaacaaagcgggatggccgcccacttcctcttcttctcttcatctcgactgtaaatagcatctggattaggtagctggaatacagtacctacagaccgttcacagCCGCTTAGTTCGAGGATGCGTATAGATATGTTACAAACCGGCTATACCTAGCTGCGAGAAAGGAGCGGCCTAAAGACGAATGAACGGTAGGTGATTGTATTGGATAACATAGACGTAGAGACCCTGTTTCCCTCGCGGACGCACCGGCAAGACGAGGCAGAGATTAACGTTGATACCGACACCGACACCGACACCGGTACCGACACCGACACCGGTACCGAGACCGACACCGGTACCGATACCTAGAATTAGCATCCGGCTTTACCGGCCTCTCTAAAAGTCCGCATTAGCAATTTCCCGCCAAAGGAAACGTAATAACGTCGGACACAAGTGAGATGCTCACACAAGTGAGATGCTCACACAAGTGAGATGCTCACACAAGTGAGATGCTCACACAAGTGAGATGCTCACACAAGTGAGATGCTCACTCTGCCAAGCCCCCACCAAAACTACGACTGTTTACGACAGTACAGCACCGTACAGCACCGTAGTTAGAAATCATAATAGACTATTCTTCTCAGGATCTATCACTTCAATTTGCTTACAGGTGCGCGAATTGTGCCCAGTCTCGCCGCAGCGTCCACAGCGCCGTTGCGACGGCTCGCCCACCTCAACGCGCGCCCTATGCTTCGCCTTCTTCCCATCACTACGCGCCCCAAAGTCCTTTAGAGCGGACAGTCGCTGACCGTCCTCGACCGTAAGGGTCCCTCCCTGCTGTACTCGCTTTCTTTTGTGCGATTTACGTCGCGTGGCCGCTTCGTTGGCCGCTTCAAGCTCAGCGTTGCGCTTAGTCATTAATACCATTGAATgttgatgaaggtggagaaacgtgtgtgaacttgttgtattggagctacgggaggagggagaatatctatggtgcgcgtacggagcagctgactaatcagtgcctggccaatcagagcacgggaagcctgattcaccgtgaatactagtgaaggctctcaccgcgtctcgacaaaTGTGCCATCATCTCTGCACCTTTTGTGAACCTTTCAAGCGCCTCAACCATAGAAGTTGGTGAGCTATTTATATGTCTCTGAATCCTCTCTCGAATCAGCTTCGATTGCGACCCAAATTCTAGGGTGTTGCTTGGTGTTTGCGACTGCCAGGGACCGTCCTCGTCGGTCTGTGATGGTGGAGTACGCAGGCGGATAATAAGCTTCAACATCACAGCTTCTGGGTTAAGAGGGACTAATCCAGCGCCTCGGAAGCCTCCTAGGATATTGCTCTTCGTAAAAGTAGCGTTAAAAGCAGCAATAAAGCATGGTAGAAACTCTGTTTAGCGGCGCGAGTGGTCTTGTTGCGCATCAGCTCCTCGACTTGGCAGCCATATGCCTTCTTCAACGGCGCAAAACAACCCACATCAAGTGGCTGCAGCAGGTGCGACGAGTGTAGAGGCATACATAGTGTAATAATGTTCTTCTCCTCACAGAGCCGGTGGAAATCGGTTGAGTTGTGGCTCTCATGACCGTCGAGAACCAGTAGACGACGGTGCCCAACGGTGCTCCCCTCCGTATGCCTGTCAAAGTGCTATAGTCACTCTACCCCAAGCTTGCTGTTTTTCCAGCAGTTCTCAGAAACCCAATAACCCAATCCTGCGGTAGGTCTTCTTCTTTGTACCAGGTAGATAGGTGGTGCTTGCCCTTGAAGACGATAAAGGGTGGGATGGCCCAGCCGGTCGCGTTGATGCCCTGGATGACCGTCACCCACTCTCGGTTGCCCTGCTGCACCGTCTTTGACCGTCCTCGACGCTCCGCTGCTGTGACTACCCGTCCAGTCGATATCTGGCCCATCATAAATATCGGGGAACTAAGTGggcgaaatcgttgttgtattgagaacagcgaaggactagctatatgggtgcggggtgaagcctagaagaggctagcccctaagcagaaggagctagtcctataagaggagagctaactggtgagaagtgaatgcatggagactggcttgcccggccgacaaTAAAGCCTGTctcgtcaaagttgtagatGTCTTCATCTGTGATGCTATACTTGGCTTTTATGCTCTCTACAAGCTGGAACCAGCTTCTGATAATCGTAGGATCTTCGCAGAGGGCTCTCTTGTAGTCTTATTTTCGATTGAACTTGACTTTAAGCTCAGGGCGACGCTTAACGAATGTCTTAGCCCAGTTCTCGCCAACGGGGTCGCGATGCCGTTCAGCGAGCAGAGAGTCGGTCATATCTCCTACGGCATCGAGCCGGGGCGGAAATCCTCGTAAGACTGGGTCAAGGACATGCTGGACAATTGTCCCCTCTTCTGTCAGAAGAAGCTTCATTGATTTAGGCTTGCAATCGCGTCTAGGTCGCATTCCAGCGAGTCGACTACTAAGTGTTGATTGAGAGACGTTATAGGCAGCTGCCGCACACCGATGGGTAAGTGTCGCGTCTTGTTGAATAGCTTTAATTGCAAGTTGTATTTGATCTTCGTATAAGCTCTCTCTTGCGTTGTTACGTTGTGGCATAATACGATAATTATCTgaaggtctcctctggtggtatgactaccataggcgaccgagtagaggtacgaaaggtaacaacgtattggattgaactacACTCAGAGCTATTGTTCTCTCTACTTATTATTATAATcatcttaggacgtacatgacagatcatcattccgcgtcggtccttctgctcaGGCTTGCTCCACGAGCCTCAccccgccgacctggactgaacctaacatattcttaacagATTCAATTGTTTGAGCTTCAGTGCCCACGCACAAGCAGACAGACTAGCAAAACCTGACTTATTGCCACAACTAAATTACTTCACCTAGGCTTAGCTAACCCCTTCTCTTCTTATGAGTCCGCCTCGGTTTCTTCAACGCTACACTCTGCCAAAAGTGTATCTAGCCCCCACCGCAGCTGCAGTACCAACTGCCCGCAGCCCACACGCATCGAGGTGCTGCACCAGTACCGCAAGGCCCAAATCGGGAGCAGTCGCCACACTGCTGTTCAGCTGTGTTCTGTTCATAAGATGTTAGTGCTAGCAAGAGGTGGTAGGGGGCTAGCGAAGGATTCTTTTGACGTACTTGGGGTAGGGCGCTCGTCATAGAGACGGTGAGTGCGAGAAGCACAGCGACGGTCTTAAAGCTGAACATAGTTGTGGACGTTGTCGGAGATGTTTTTGATTGTTTTGGTATAACTATCGTAAGAGGGTGGTTAAAGTCTTGGGGTCTTCCAAGAGTGGTTTTTGGAGAAAAGAAGTTTGTTGGTTGTGGACTAAATTCTAGTGGCGCGGTACTCCTTTAAAGACCAGTTGGTAGATCTACCAAAAATGTACCGTAAGTACGTAGGCCTCCTGCTCCCGATACGGAAGTTGTGGCGAGAAGGACAGCAAGATTCGTAAGCTTACGGAGGTGCATTTCAAAAGTCTTTTCCCACCCCCTGGTCAGCGCACGGAGCAACTACAGGGGTGATTCGGCCCGATACAATTGATTTCAATCAGTCCTACGTACATTTCTGCCCTCCTTGTACTCGTTTCCTCCCTCTAAGTCAATGATCTGTTTGATATGGATTGGAATACGCTCAATCCAGGctgttgacacggcaaaggtgtcgaatactagcgtcgttgcaacgaacaaagtgtatagtatttgattagtagtgagcaagagctgggtggagagatctccatatgtacaGGTGCGAGCTgagcgggaagcttggtctaactagtggtccaagcttccggcccggaaaaactcgctgggctggctgtacgcgcatgtccCGACACAGGCCTGTATCtttgtcgagacgcggtgagagccttcactagtattcacggtgaatcaggcttcccgtgctctgattggccaggcactgattagtcagctgctccgtacgcgcaccatagatattctcccttctcccgtagctccaatacaacaagttcacgcacatttctccaccttcatcaatatctatggtgcgcgcacggagcagctgactaatcagtgcctggccaatcagagcacgggaagcctgattcaccgtgaatactagtgaaggctcttACCGCGTCTCGACAGATATTCTCActcctcccgtagctccaatacaacaagttcacgcacgttttCTCCAACTTCATCAATCTTCTCTTGAGGCAGCTCATCCCAGCACTGTTCCCACGCATGATTAGCCTGAGCTCTACTcttattattattattattattgagaagctgacactattagtagtagtatgactacctaatagagcgctctctaaggcacaacggtagtggtggtacgactcgtattgttgactaaggagctattcacacgttcgtagatccgcgttgcgtgcagctgcgtccaagctccccgctaggacccacctgcacgtgtcaccaatcatgtgactactcctccgcttgataccaccaagtcacttacggactgtattctcaacactcccccacaGGCCTTACGTGACTTGTTCTAGTGCCCTTCATCAGTAACTCCCAGCATCTTCTTAAACCTTTCAAAAGCAACTCTCTGCAGTGGCTTAGTCATTCCGTCGGCAACTATCTCGTCAGTCGGAATATAAGAAATCTGGAGCTTCTTCTGCTCAGCTAGGTCTCTAATAAAGTGGTAGCAGATGTCAATGTGCTTAGAACGTTCGTGCAGATGCGGATTCTTCACCAGTGCAATCGCTCCCTGATTGTCACCGTACATCTGGACTGTGATACCGTTCTCATTGACGTATTGGTGCAGGCCGAGATCTCTGAGTACTTGAGCTGCCCACTGTCCCTGCTTGGCGTACATGGCTTGTGAGATGTACTTAGACTCAGCACTTGAGGTTGCCACTgacttctgcttctttgctGCCTAAGAGAATGGTCCTCCATAGAACATTCCGACTCCCCCAGACATGCTCTTCCGGTCTGTCTTatcgcttgcccagtcagcgTCGGTGTTATCGGGGAACTGAGTGggcgaaatcgttgttgtattgagaACCGCGAAGTGCTAGCTATATGGTGCGGGGTGCTGCCTAGAGGAGGCTAGCCCttaagcagaaggagctagtcctataagaggagagctaactggtgagaagtgaatgcatagagactggcttgcccggccgacatgggcggctacgctagcgtatgatgtcttgttttgttgggtgttttgggtgttttgggtgttttggatgtGTTGGATAACAAAAAGGCCGACCTTCTTGCTACAATAGCATGAAGGTATATATAGTTGATAGTCTGACACACCCCCCCAGATCGTAGCAAATGGCGTAGATCTGCAAGCTTTTCAAGGTTTTATTACATGTTCACCGCAGTACGACATGCCCTATATATTCTGCTGCAGGGCTTTTCTAGGTTTATGTGCATGTTCACCGCAGTACGACATGCCCTATTTATTCTGCCATAATCTAGCCTCTACGTCTGTGGCGCTAAACGACTGCCGCATAGCTGGCGCAGTGTTTTTGGAATGTCTTTTTTGATGATGTCGGGTGTACCTCGCTTATGGTCACCCACCCTGTCAGCAGACCGTCTCGGCTCTGCTGAAATGGAACAAGCGGTtccgggctcataactgtcAGATGTGGGAGGACCAAGCAGACATGAGGgagaaggttgttgtattaagTGAGTAACAGAGAGCGACTATATACATGAGTAGCGAGCTGAGTAAGCACGCACTAGTGGGTCATGTGAGTACATCATTCACAGTGTACTTAGTGCACAAGGTGCCAGGTCTGACATAAGCGTTG is a genomic window containing:
- a CDS encoding FUSC domain containing protein, which gives rise to MFSFKTVAVLLALTVSMTSALPQLNSSVATAPDLGLAVLVQHLDACGLRAVGTAAAVGARYTFGRV